One segment of Cyprinus carpio isolate SPL01 chromosome B20, ASM1834038v1, whole genome shotgun sequence DNA contains the following:
- the six6b gene encoding homeobox protein SIX6b has product MFQLPILNFSPQQVAGVCETLEESGDIERLGRFLWSLPVAPAACEVLNRNESVLRARAIVAFHTGNFRELYHILENHKFTKESHSKLQALWLESHYQEAEKLRGRPLGPVDKYRVRKKFPLPKTIWDGEQKTHCFKERTRHLLREWYLQDPYPNPSKKRELAQATGLTPTQVGNWFKNRRQRDRAAAAKNRLQQQVLSNGSVRSLTGEDGAVDRLGNASSPEASLSSKAAASAISITSSDSECDI; this is encoded by the exons ATGTTTCAGTTGCCAATCTTGAATTTTAGTCCCCAGCAGGTAGCGGGGGTATGCGAGACTTTGGAAGAGAGCGGAGACATCGAGCGTCTCGGCCGTTTCCTGTGGTCGCTGCCCGTCGCGCCCGCTGCCTGCGAGGTACTCAACAGAAATGAGTCTGTGCTAAGGGCTCGGGCTATCGTAGCCTTCCACACTGGGAATTTCCGTGAGCTTTACCACATTCTGGAGAACCACAAGTTCACCAAAGAGTCCCATTCCAAACTGCAAGCACTTTGGCTGGAGTCACACTACCAGGAGGCAGAGAAGCTCCGAGGCCGCCCGCTGGGGCCAGTGGACAAATACCGGGTACGGAAGAAGTTCCCTCTGCCTAAAACAATTTGGGATGGGGAACAAAAGACGCACTGCTTTAAAGAAAGGACCCGGCATTTACTTCGAGAATGGTACCTCCAGGATCCTTATCCGAATCCGAGTAAAAAGAGAGAGCTTGCACAAGCTACGGGACTCACTCCCACTCAAGTGGGGAACTGGTTTAAAAATCGGAGACAAAGGGACAGAGCGGCGGCCGCTAAAAACAG GTTACAACAGCAGGTGTTGTCTAATGGCTCGGTTCGGTCTCTAACTGGAGAGGATGGTGCTGTAGACCGACTGGGGAACGCGTCGAGCCCCGAAGCGAGCCTGTCGAGCAAAGCCGCAGCGTCGGCTATCTCCATCACTTCAAGTGACAGCGAATGTGACATCTAA